Proteins encoded within one genomic window of Thiothrix litoralis:
- a CDS encoding amylosucrase — MYEQVSHSLLNDILIELDPSIRGEGLRHFYTRLGANFYSIHALFSVLYGKREDFREHMQGLVETMARQYVLRPEHLRHSDLEREKDHNWFLNQQWVGMALYADGFAKDLPDLTQRVNYFQELGVNLVHLMPMMQCPKGASDGGYAVSDFRQIDERFGTLKDLQALAGELRKRDTLLTLDVVLNHTSNEHAWAQQAKAGSPTHQDYYYIFANREVPDMFEATMPEIFPENAPGNFTWDEDMQKWVMTVFNSYQWDLNYSNPAVFIEILDIILYWANQGADILRLDAVAFLWKKIGSVSQNEREAHLILQLLKDCCQVTAPGVLFIAEAIVAPVEIIKYFGEDAINAKECEIAYNATFMALLWDAAATKNAKLLTQGIKSLPDKLERATWLNYLRCHDDIGLGFDDNDIRAVGYDPYAHRQFLIDYFTGKYEDSPARGLPFGHNDKTGDTRISGSLASLAGLESALEANNPERIDVAIKTIVLMHGMIMAFGGIPLLYYGDAIGTLNDRTYLDDPAKANDSRWAHRPRIDWERAELRKTPGTVEYRLFSALKKMIAVRKEVAAFADFNNRELLDVGNPHLFVFARFDTTQPMNKVLVVANFDAHPQHLNMEDLGRKAFFRHASVRDLYSGERPALFNGELVIPPFRFYWLTDQ; from the coding sequence ATGTACGAACAAGTCTCTCACTCCCTTCTCAACGACATCCTGATCGAACTCGACCCCAGCATTCGTGGTGAGGGTTTGCGGCATTTCTACACGCGCTTGGGGGCAAATTTTTACTCCATCCACGCCTTGTTCAGCGTGCTGTACGGTAAGCGCGAAGACTTCCGCGAGCACATGCAAGGGCTGGTCGAAACCATGGCGCGGCAATACGTGTTACGCCCGGAACACTTGCGCCATTCCGACCTTGAGCGCGAAAAAGACCACAACTGGTTTTTAAACCAGCAATGGGTGGGTATGGCGCTGTATGCCGACGGTTTCGCCAAAGACCTGCCCGACCTGACCCAACGGGTCAATTACTTTCAGGAACTGGGCGTCAACCTGGTGCATCTGATGCCAATGATGCAATGCCCCAAAGGCGCGAGTGACGGCGGCTATGCCGTCAGCGATTTCCGCCAGATTGATGAGCGTTTCGGCACGTTGAAGGATTTACAGGCATTGGCGGGCGAATTACGCAAACGCGACACCTTGCTAACGCTGGACGTGGTGCTCAACCACACCTCCAACGAACACGCTTGGGCGCAACAAGCCAAAGCAGGCAGCCCGACGCATCAAGATTACTACTACATCTTCGCCAACCGCGAAGTGCCGGACATGTTTGAAGCCACCATGCCGGAAATCTTCCCCGAAAATGCCCCCGGCAATTTCACCTGGGATGAGGACATGCAAAAGTGGGTCATGACGGTCTTCAACAGCTACCAATGGGACTTGAACTACAGCAACCCGGCAGTCTTCATCGAAATTCTCGACATTATCCTGTACTGGGCGAATCAGGGTGCGGACATCCTGCGGCTGGATGCGGTGGCCTTCCTGTGGAAAAAGATCGGCAGTGTTTCCCAGAACGAGCGCGAAGCCCATCTAATACTGCAACTATTGAAGGATTGTTGCCAAGTAACTGCGCCCGGCGTGCTGTTCATTGCCGAAGCGATTGTTGCCCCGGTGGAAATCATCAAGTATTTCGGGGAAGACGCGATCAACGCCAAAGAATGCGAAATCGCCTACAACGCCACCTTCATGGCGCTGCTATGGGATGCCGCAGCCACCAAAAACGCCAAACTGCTAACTCAAGGCATCAAAAGCCTGCCCGACAAGCTGGAACGCGCCACGTGGTTGAATTACCTGCGCTGCCACGATGACATTGGTTTGGGCTTTGATGATAACGACATTCGCGCCGTCGGCTATGACCCGTATGCACACCGCCAGTTTTTGATCGACTATTTCACCGGCAAGTATGAAGATTCTCCGGCTCGCGGCCTGCCCTTCGGACACAATGACAAAACGGGCGACACGCGCATTTCCGGTTCATTGGCCTCATTGGCAGGGCTGGAAAGTGCGCTGGAAGCCAACAACCCGGAGCGGATTGACGTTGCCATTAAAACCATCGTACTCATGCACGGCATGATCATGGCGTTTGGTGGCATTCCGCTGCTGTACTACGGCGATGCCATCGGCACCTTGAATGACCGTACTTATCTGGACGACCCCGCCAAAGCCAACGACAGCCGCTGGGCGCATCGCCCGCGCATCGACTGGGAACGCGCCGAATTGCGCAAAACCCCCGGAACGGTTGAGTATCGCCTGTTTTCCGCCCTGAAAAAGATGATTGCGGTGCGCAAGGAAGTGGCAGCATTCGCCGATTTCAACAATCGCGAGCTGCTGGATGTAGGCAACCCGCATTTGTTCGTGTTTGCGCGTTTCGACACCACCCAACCGATGAACAAGGTACTGGTGGTGGCCAACTTCGACGCCCACCCGCAACACCTGAATATGGAAGATTTGGGGCGCAAGGCATTTTTCCGCCATGCCTCGGTGCGGGATTTGTATTCCGGCGAGCGCCCCGCCCTATTCAATGGCGAGTTGGTGATTCCACCCTTCCGGTTTTACTGGCTGACCGATCAGTAA
- a CDS encoding RNA polymerase sigma factor, with the protein MGDVLHDLDEESLVARCRTELPYVMDAFSEVVRRHERYVFNLCRRYLGTEEEAEDVTQDVFMRVFHALPQFEGRAQFKTWLYRIAMNQCHSAVEKRKHFVRDTDDGDGGSLFDNLLVDEHTPQDDYSATQEQDCVQKTLGEMRPAESEILSLRFMGELSLEDIASTLDTKLSATKMRFYRAMEQFKKLYEKLCL; encoded by the coding sequence ATGGGTGACGTTCTTCATGATTTGGACGAAGAAAGTCTGGTGGCACGTTGCCGTACTGAATTGCCCTATGTCATGGATGCCTTCAGTGAAGTGGTACGCCGCCACGAGCGTTATGTGTTTAATCTGTGCCGCCGCTATCTGGGCACGGAAGAGGAGGCAGAGGATGTCACGCAAGATGTATTCATGCGAGTGTTTCATGCTCTGCCCCAGTTTGAAGGCCGTGCACAGTTCAAAACCTGGCTGTACCGCATTGCCATGAACCAATGCCACAGCGCGGTGGAAAAGCGTAAACACTTTGTGCGCGACACGGATGACGGCGATGGTGGCAGCCTGTTTGACAACCTGTTGGTGGATGAACACACTCCGCAGGATGATTACAGCGCCACGCAAGAACAGGACTGTGTACAAAAGACGCTGGGTGAAATGCGCCCTGCCGAAAGCGAAATCCTCAGCCTGCGCTTTATGGGCGAATTGTCGCTGGAAGACATTGCCAGCACGCTGGATACCAAACTGAGCGCCACCAAAATGCGGTTTTACCGTGCAATGGAGCAATTCAAGAAACTGTATGAAAAATTGTGCCTGTAA
- a CDS encoding mechanosensitive ion channel family protein yields the protein MNPSEPSQFSDLLKFDELFNKRLLEPLFSQWDLLVAFLPKAIAAVLILFVGLLIGIVLSMITRSVLHKMGIDKLSRNAGVDAMMSEGGLTSTPSRLIGKVVFWLVFFATLMPASELLGIRELTQLMASFVNFLPKIIAAIIIVVFGFVVANFLRQAVQGSSGSLGLTSTKTIGGLVYGLTVAITIVVALGQMGMDTQLLYTVLITIIASMGLAIALAVGLGGREMAHNLVAGFYARESFTPGQEIGFSEYNGVLREVQAQSTLLEMADGKLISIPNSHLFQHLVRVTQPEASAEQD from the coding sequence ATGAATCCAAGTGAACCTAGCCAGTTTAGCGACTTGCTCAAGTTTGATGAGCTGTTCAATAAACGCTTGTTGGAGCCGCTGTTTTCACAGTGGGATTTGCTGGTAGCCTTTTTGCCGAAAGCGATTGCTGCTGTACTGATTTTGTTCGTCGGCTTGCTGATTGGGATCGTGCTGTCGATGATTACCCGTTCGGTGCTGCACAAAATGGGCATAGACAAACTCAGTCGCAATGCCGGGGTCGATGCGATGATGTCGGAAGGTGGTTTGACCAGCACACCTTCGCGCTTGATTGGTAAAGTGGTGTTCTGGCTGGTATTTTTTGCTACGTTGATGCCTGCTTCTGAATTGCTGGGGATCCGTGAGTTGACTCAGCTCATGGCCAGTTTTGTCAATTTCCTGCCCAAAATTATTGCGGCGATCATTATTGTGGTGTTCGGTTTTGTGGTCGCCAATTTCTTGCGTCAGGCAGTGCAGGGTAGCAGTGGCAGTCTTGGGTTAACGTCAACCAAAACCATTGGCGGTTTGGTGTATGGCCTGACCGTGGCGATTACCATCGTGGTGGCGCTGGGGCAGATGGGGATGGACACGCAATTGCTCTACACCGTGTTGATCACCATTATTGCGTCGATGGGGCTGGCGATTGCCTTGGCGGTAGGGTTGGGGGGGCGTGAGATGGCGCATAATCTGGTCGCCGGTTTTTATGCGCGTGAAAGTTTTACGCCGGGGCAGGAGATCGGTTTCAGTGAATACAACGGTGTTTTACGTGAAGTGCAGGCACAGAGTACGCTGCTGGAAATGGCTGATGGTAAACTCATTTCCATTCCCAACAGCCATTTGTTCCAGCATCTGGTGCGGGTGACGCAACCAGAGGCTAGTGCTGAACAGGATTAA
- a CDS encoding PqiC family protein produces the protein MLNKKTVLLLALSLTLAACSSTPTLYHTLAAGSAGAEVASATSQRIKSLGVGPINLPTLLDREGMVIRKDTTTVEVSDDHLWGGQLEDEFLSALSQQLQLRLPATRVQTIPWEISQTPQYQVVVKLDQFDGMPGDKAALRGLWQLQAGDDGKILTTEPVALERKVTEPGVDAVVKAQSTLVADLANQIVRGLAAAP, from the coding sequence ATGTTGAACAAGAAAACGGTATTGTTGCTAGCCTTGTCATTGACCTTGGCTGCCTGCTCCAGCACCCCGACGCTGTACCACACGCTGGCGGCAGGTTCCGCAGGGGCGGAAGTCGCCAGCGCCACTTCCCAACGCATCAAAAGCCTGGGGGTAGGCCCCATCAACCTGCCTACCCTGCTGGACCGCGAAGGCATGGTGATCCGCAAGGATACCACCACGGTGGAAGTCTCCGACGATCATCTATGGGGTGGGCAACTCGAAGACGAGTTCCTGAGTGCGCTGTCGCAGCAATTGCAATTACGCCTGCCTGCCACGCGGGTGCAAACCATCCCGTGGGAAATCAGCCAAACGCCGCAATATCAGGTAGTGGTCAAACTCGATCAGTTTGATGGAATGCCCGGCGACAAAGCCGCCTTACGCGGGCTATGGCAACTTCAAGCGGGTGATGATGGCAAGATCCTGACCACCGAGCCAGTCGCGCTGGAACGTAAAGTCACCGAACCCGGTGTCGATGCCGTGGTCAAGGCGCAAAGCACCTTGGTTGCCGATCTCGCCAACCAGATCGTGCGGGGGCTGGCAGCAGCACCTTAA